A stretch of the Plodia interpunctella isolate USDA-ARS_2022_Savannah chromosome Z, ilPloInte3.2, whole genome shotgun sequence genome encodes the following:
- the Cypl gene encoding peptidyl-prolyl cis-trans isomerase-like 1, producing the protein MMLGYSNVGIPDKSWQPPVAVIETTMGTIIVEMYWKHTPLTCRNFMELVRRGYYNNTKFHRVIRDFMIQGGDPTGTGKGGQSIYGPQFDDEIMSDLKHTGAGILSMANAGPDTNGSQFFITLAPTQWLDGKHTIFGRIQSGMSVVKRIGLVECDKNDCPVDDVKIERAYIPK; encoded by the exons ATGATGCTCGGATATTCAAATGTTGGCATACCTGATAAATCTTGGCAACCACCGGTTGCAGTTATAGAAACAAC aatgGGCACCATAATAGTAGAAATGTATTGGAAGCATACACCTCTCACTTGTAGAAATTTCATGGAACTAGTCAGAAGGGGTTATTACAACAACACAAAATTTCACAGGGTTATCAGAGACTTTATGATCCAAGGTGGAGATCCGACAGGAACCGGCAAAGGTGGTCAGTCAATATATGGGCCACAATTTGATGATGAAATCATGTCAGATTTAAAACATACAGGGGCAGGTATTCTGTCAATGGCCAATGCTGGTCCTGATACGAATGGCTCTCAGTTTTTCATCACTTTAGCCCCAACTCAGTGGCTTGATGGAAAGCACACAATATTTGGCAGGATTCAAAGTGGAATGTCTGTTGTCAAACGGATAGGTTTAGTTGAGTGCGATAAAAATGACTGTCCAGTTGACGATGTGAAAATAGAGAGAGCATATATACCAAAATAA
- the LOC128682937 gene encoding rho GTPase-activating protein 1-like — translation MESEHQPKLSPIRAFQALHGVSAEEDPYTSLSEYHDYEPRLEFDDSELTQAPGLAPLPPELLDISDDFLNHSASDGTIEENFEEELARAPESYAEIAQSSLEDSFAELNGTGLVDVVGDDEIGRRIIVVSACRLPPSKDLHPDRLLRYLMFTLDKYVEQDYSLVYFHCGLSSKNKPPLSWLWKAYKAFDRKYKKNLKALYLVHPTNFIRIVWQMLRPAISVKFGRKMMYVNYLHELKQHLNLDKLCIPNTVLEYDTLLLAKNPRAAETARLCPERVEKTGNSKSTPKESLSPPRTQQFGVSLQFVTENNVDMVDSIPPVVRQCVEYLSQPDALETEGIFRRSANIATIKELQRACNRGEPISFKGDPHNAAVLLKTFLRDLEEPLMTFDLYDEILQFQSWSNRDKPRKVKILILERLPAENYRLLKYIFQFLWKVQDRSCLNKMTSNNLAVVFGPNLVWPPNGQMSLQSIGPINAFTDFLLENQESIFIL, via the exons ATGGAATCGGAACATCAGCCAAAATTAAGTCCTATAAGGGCTTTCCAAG CCCTCCATGGAGTGTCAGCTGAAGAAGATCCTTACACAAGCCTCTCGGAGTACCACGACTATGAGCCTAGGTTGGAATTTGATGATTCTGAACTAACACAGGCACCAGGATTAG caCCACTCCCACCGGAATTGCTGGACATTTCCGATGATTTCCTGAACCACTCGGCCAGTGACGGGACGATTGAAGAAAACTTCGAGGAGGAACTAGCCAGAGCACCCGAAAGTTATGCTgag ATCGCACAGTCTTCCCTCGAAGACAGCTTCGCCGAGCTGAACGGCACTGGGCTAGTGGATGTGGTAGGCGACGACGAGATAGGGCGTCGCATCATTGTCGTCTCGGCGTGCCGCCTGCCACCCAGCAAGGATCTACATCCTGACAGATTGCTAAg ATATCTCATGTTCACGCTCGACAAATATGTGGAGCAAGACTACAGTTTGGTGTACTTCCACTGTGGCCTCAGCAGTAAAAATAAGCCTCCACTGTCTTGGCTGTGGAAGGCTTACAAGGCATTCGACAGGAAATATAAGAAGAATCTGAAGGCGTTATACCTCGTGCACCCAACTAACTTCATACGGATCGTGTGGCAGATGCTTAGGCCTGCGATCAGCGTCAAGTTTGGCAGAAAGATGATGTATGTCAACTATTTGCATGAGCTGAAACAACATCTCAATTTGGATAAACTGTGCATACCAAATACGGTGCTTGA ATACGATACACTGCTTCTGGCAAAAAATCCTAGAGCCGCGGAAACAGCTCGCTTGTGCCCCGAGCGTGTGGAGAAGACAGGAAACTCAAAATCGACTCCGAAGGAAAGTTTGTCGCCCCCGCGGACGCAACAATTTGGAGTTTCATTGCAATTCGTGACGGAGAACAACGTGGATATGGTTGACTCTATTCCACCAGTCGTGAGGCAATGCGTCGAGTATCTATCGCAGCCCGATG cacTCGAAACAGAAGGGATATTCCGTCGTTCGGCGAACATTGCGACGATTAAAGAGCTCCAGAGGGCGTGCAACAGAGGAGAGCCTATAAGCTTCAAGGGTGACCCTCACAACGCAGCGGTGCTTCTGAAAACATTCCTCAGGGACCTGGAGGAACCGCTCATGACGTTCGATCTCTACGACGAGATATTGCAGTTCCAAT CCTGGTCTAACCGAGACAAGCCGAGGAAGGTCAAGATATTGATTCTGGAGCGGCTGCCGGCGGAGAACTATCGCCTTCTCAAATACATTTTCCAGTTCCTGTGGAAG GTACAAGACCGGAGTTGTCTCAACAAGATGACGAGCAACAACCTGGCCGTGGTGTTTGGCCCCAATCTCGTGTGGCCCCCCAATGGCCAAATGTCCCTACAATCCATTGGCCCAATCAACGCATTTACCGATTTCCTACTGGAAAACCAAGAGTCTATCTTTATTCTTTGA